One genomic window of Elusimicrobiota bacterium includes the following:
- a CDS encoding aldo/keto reductase translates to MKYRPFGKTGWNVSSLGFGCMRLPHAEGKPRIIDEPETIRQIRFAVDHGVNYLDTAYQYYEGGSEKVVGLAVKDGYREKVKIATKSPVWLMESPGDFDKYLDISLQRLQVDHIDFYLLHGLRKTFWENVVKHDLIKQAENAKRAGKVGYVGFSFHDNYSLFEEIINAYDKWDFCQIQYNYINVNYQAGLKGLKYASGKGLPIVIMEPLLGGRLAKLPKVMNDVINNEGHKHTPVDLALQWLWNQPEVTCVLSGMNKMSEVEHNINSAEKSGAGSLTSGELELITRLQEVYKKYTPVPCTSCGYCIPCPNSVRIPNMFAMYNNGYLFENMSHAKEVYANISKKLEGKTIAGACIKCGKCEEKCPQHIPISEWLEKIHKELSGDNK, encoded by the coding sequence ATGAAGTACAGGCCTTTTGGGAAAACAGGGTGGAACGTCTCGTCATTAGGATTCGGGTGTATGAGGCTTCCTCATGCCGAAGGGAAACCCAGGATTATAGATGAACCCGAAACTATCCGACAGATACGTTTTGCTGTTGACCACGGAGTTAACTATTTAGATACTGCATATCAGTATTACGAAGGCGGGAGCGAAAAAGTTGTAGGCCTCGCGGTGAAGGACGGTTACCGCGAAAAAGTTAAGATTGCAACAAAAAGCCCGGTGTGGCTTATGGAATCCCCCGGCGATTTTGATAAGTATTTAGACATATCTCTTCAACGCCTGCAGGTGGATCACATAGATTTTTATCTTCTTCACGGGTTAAGAAAAACGTTTTGGGAAAATGTTGTTAAACACGACCTCATAAAACAAGCGGAGAACGCAAAACGCGCAGGGAAAGTGGGTTATGTAGGATTTTCGTTTCATGACAACTACAGTCTTTTTGAAGAAATTATTAATGCTTATGATAAATGGGATTTCTGTCAGATACAGTACAATTATATAAATGTTAACTACCAAGCCGGGCTTAAAGGATTGAAGTATGCTTCAGGGAAAGGGTTGCCGATAGTTATTATGGAACCTTTGCTTGGAGGACGGCTTGCTAAACTACCGAAAGTTATGAATGACGTTATTAACAACGAAGGGCATAAACACACTCCCGTAGACTTAGCATTACAGTGGTTATGGAACCAGCCGGAGGTAACATGTGTACTCAGCGGGATGAATAAGATGTCCGAAGTTGAACACAATATTAATTCTGCGGAAAAATCAGGTGCCGGAAGTTTAACTTCAGGTGAGTTAGAGCTCATCACACGGTTGCAGGAGGTATACAAAAAATATACCCCGGTACCTTGCACATCTTGCGGGTACTGTATACCTTGTCCTAACAGCGTAAGAATTCCTAATATGTTTGCGATGTATAATAATGGTTACCTTTTTGAAAACATGTCCCATGCGAAAGAGGTATACGCGAATATCTCAAAAAAACTTGAAGGAAAAACTATTGCCGGTGCGTGCATAAAATGCGGTAAATGCGAAGAAAAATGCCCGCAGCACATACCGATAAGCGAATGGCTTGAAAAAATTCATAAGGAGTTGTCAGGTGACAATAAATAA
- the obgE gene encoding GTPase ObgE, with amino-acid sequence MFTDKAKLYVQSGSGGNGCVSFRREKFIPKGGPNGGNGGNGGNVYFRANHSIKTLRDFYYRPHYKAESGKQGSGNNKTGESGEDLYIEVPCGTVIYRDGDVVVDMFEHNQTVLIATGGRGGRGNTAFKSNTNRVPRLSEKGTPGESVTLELELRVIADISIVGYPNAGKSTFISVITGARPKIADYPFTTLEPVLGSCQIGDTNLIFVDVPGLIEDAHAGRGLGHEFLRHIRRTRVIVHMVDVWGYGTKTAAENYKIIMDELEKYDRVLLKKPILTVLNKTDIPGSEEMIKSFKKSVGRKVKFHTISAIKKDGLTAFLKEVKKAYIVAPEEVPLMPTVKSEVYHKLIPGIMVEYTGGKFVVKGSEVKRLVAITNFDQRQSVKRLFELLTTKGMERLFKKNGITPGDIVSIEGHEYEYTEEEDSKHKK; translated from the coding sequence ATGTTTACTGATAAAGCGAAACTATACGTCCAGAGCGGGAGCGGGGGGAACGGGTGTGTGTCGTTCCGACGGGAAAAGTTTATCCCGAAAGGCGGCCCGAACGGCGGCAACGGCGGCAACGGCGGGAATGTGTATTTCCGTGCAAACCATAGTATAAAAACATTACGCGATTTTTATTACCGCCCGCATTATAAAGCGGAGAGCGGGAAACAGGGCAGCGGAAATAATAAAACCGGCGAATCCGGTGAGGATTTATATATCGAAGTACCTTGTGGAACCGTAATTTACCGCGATGGCGATGTTGTGGTTGATATGTTTGAACATAACCAAACTGTTCTTATAGCCACGGGCGGGCGCGGTGGGCGCGGGAATACAGCGTTTAAGAGTAATACCAACCGTGTCCCGCGGTTATCTGAAAAAGGCACTCCCGGAGAAAGTGTTACACTTGAACTTGAACTCCGTGTGATCGCGGATATAAGTATCGTAGGATATCCTAATGCCGGAAAGTCTACTTTTATCTCTGTAATAACAGGCGCAAGGCCGAAGATCGCGGATTATCCGTTTACCACACTGGAACCCGTTCTTGGTTCGTGTCAGATTGGCGATACTAACCTCATTTTTGTTGATGTCCCGGGGTTGATAGAAGACGCGCATGCAGGACGCGGGTTAGGGCATGAGTTTCTCAGGCATATCCGGAGGACAAGAGTTATTGTGCATATGGTTGATGTTTGGGGATACGGCACAAAAACCGCAGCAGAAAACTACAAAATTATTATGGATGAACTTGAGAAATACGACCGTGTATTACTCAAGAAACCGATACTTACAGTATTAAACAAAACAGATATTCCCGGTAGTGAGGAAATGATTAAGTCGTTCAAAAAAAGTGTTGGCAGAAAAGTTAAGTTCCACACAATTTCAGCGATAAAAAAAGACGGGCTCACAGCGTTTTTGAAAGAAGTTAAGAAAGCGTATATCGTTGCACCGGAAGAAGTGCCTTTAATGCCGACGGTAAAGTCTGAAGTGTATCATAAACTAATCCCCGGGATTATGGTGGAGTATACCGGCGGAAAGTTTGTGGTGAAAGGCAGTGAGGTGAAGCGTTTAGTTGCAATAACAAATTTTGACCAGCGTCAGTCAGTGAAGCGTTTATTCGAATTACTCACTACCAAAGGTATGGAACGGTTATTCAAGAAAAACGGGATTACACCCGGGGATATTGTTTCAATTGAAGGCCATGAGTATGAATACACAGAGGAAGAAGATAGTAAACACAAAAAGTAA
- the rpmA gene encoding 50S ribosomal protein L27 translates to MARSRGQSSIGNRDSCGKRLGIKRFTGQVVKIGTIIARQRGTKLHPGNNVGIGKDDTLFALVDGEVKFEWFRKGKKKVSVYPVVQQGK, encoded by the coding sequence ATGGCACGTTCAAGAGGGCAAAGTTCAATCGGTAACCGCGATTCCTGTGGGAAACGGTTAGGAATAAAACGTTTCACCGGGCAGGTGGTGAAGATTGGCACGATAATCGCGCGGCAGCGCGGGACTAAACTTCATCCCGGGAATAATGTCGGGATCGGCAAAGATGACACGTTATTCGCTCTGGTGGACGGCGAAGTTAAATTTGAATGGTTCCGTAAAGGCAAGAAAAAAGTTAGTGTATATCCTGTTGTGCAGCAGGGGAAGTAA
- the rplU gene encoding 50S ribosomal protein L21, protein MYAVVKTGGKQYIATPGEVIRIEKLDGKVGDEVVFTDVLMFKDGEKMLIGQPLVQDAKVTGKIVQQDRAKKVISFKRRAKKGYKRKIGHRQYFTDIKVENITVAG, encoded by the coding sequence ATGTATGCAGTAGTAAAAACCGGTGGAAAACAGTACATCGCTACACCGGGCGAAGTTATAAGAATTGAAAAGCTTGACGGTAAAGTCGGGGATGAAGTGGTCTTTACTGACGTGTTAATGTTCAAAGATGGCGAGAAAATGCTGATTGGCCAGCCGTTGGTACAGGACGCAAAAGTTACCGGCAAAATTGTGCAGCAGGATCGCGCGAAAAAGGTTATCTCGTTCAAACGCCGCGCAAAAAAAGGGTATAAACGTAAAATCGGGCATCGCCAGTATTTTACTGATATTAAAGTAGAAAATATTACGGTAGCAGGTTGA
- the rpsI gene encoding 30S ribosomal protein S9, with protein sequence MSDTQTITTTGRRKTAIARVWLVTTGDGKFVINNLPVDKFFRGNTRQVDKVYEPLKVVNTLNAMDVKATVLGGGINGQSEAIRHGLSRALAKISDEYKKLLKQHGFLTRDPRMVERKKSGQPKARKKFQWTKR encoded by the coding sequence ATGTCTGATACTCAAACCATAACTACTACTGGCAGGAGAAAAACCGCGATTGCGCGTGTGTGGTTAGTAACGACCGGGGATGGTAAGTTTGTGATTAACAACCTCCCGGTTGATAAGTTTTTTAGGGGTAATACCCGGCAGGTAGATAAGGTGTATGAACCTTTGAAGGTAGTGAACACGCTTAACGCGATGGATGTCAAAGCAACGGTACTTGGAGGCGGGATCAACGGGCAGTCGGAAGCAATCCGTCATGGATTATCCCGAGCATTAGCGAAGATCAGTGATGAATACAAAAAGTTGTTGAAACAACACGGGTTCCTTACCCGCGACCCGAGAATGGTAGAACGCAAAAAGTCCGGGCAGCCAAAAGCGCGGAAAAAATTCCAGTGGACCAAACGTTAA
- the rplM gene encoding 50S ribosomal protein L13 — translation MKKTFMIKEKDIKRVWYTIDATDQPLGRLSTKAATILMGKNAVSYTPGTECGNFVVITNAAKVKLTGMKIEQKVYWRHTGFLGGVKEEAYKDLMKTDPAKIVELSVSGMLPKNKLRPVYLRRLKIFTAAPVGITEAGLTKVTL, via the coding sequence ATGAAAAAAACGTTTATGATCAAAGAGAAAGATATCAAGCGCGTATGGTATACGATCGACGCTACGGATCAGCCCCTGGGGCGGTTGTCAACAAAAGCAGCAACGATATTGATGGGTAAAAATGCTGTATCGTATACACCGGGGACGGAGTGCGGTAATTTTGTGGTAATTACAAACGCTGCAAAGGTAAAACTTACCGGTATGAAGATAGAACAAAAAGTTTATTGGCGGCATACAGGTTTTCTTGGCGGGGTAAAAGAGGAAGCTTATAAAGATTTGATGAAAACAGACCCCGCAAAAATTGTTGAACTAAGTGTTAGCGGTATGTTACCGAAGAATAAGCTTCGCCCGGTATATCTCCGGAGATTGAAGATCTTCACTGCTGCGCCGGTAGGTATTACGGAAGCCGGTTTAACTAAGGTAACTTTATAA
- the truA gene encoding tRNA pseudouridine(38-40) synthase TruA, which yields MPGEFVHATEKVENIKLVLEYDGAGFSGWQKLTSGGKTYKRTVQEVVENALTQILDTEIILTGASRTDSGVHARGQAANFRVDSPKLSVVTILKALNNILPRDISIRSVTKVPYEFNARRDAKCKTYKYFWHNNGIRPALGRQYCWHYVSEINLGVIQSECRKFIGKKDFRQYAYRISDKKNTVCALTEVSARKIKGGFIVFTITGDRFLHKMVRWIVGYLIQRGQGKINPVPWVVPPQGLCLEKIFY from the coding sequence ATGCCGGGTGAATTTGTGCATGCAACTGAAAAAGTTGAAAATATAAAGTTAGTGCTTGAGTACGACGGTGCGGGATTTTCCGGCTGGCAGAAACTTACTTCCGGGGGGAAAACGTATAAACGTACCGTCCAGGAAGTAGTAGAAAATGCATTAACACAAATCCTTGATACAGAGATCATCCTTACAGGCGCGTCACGTACAGACAGCGGTGTTCATGCGCGCGGGCAGGCCGCGAATTTCCGTGTTGATTCCCCGAAACTTTCTGTGGTGACAATTTTAAAAGCGTTGAACAACATATTGCCTCGTGATATTAGCATACGTTCTGTGACAAAAGTACCCTACGAGTTTAATGCGCGCAGGGATGCGAAGTGTAAAACATACAAATATTTTTGGCATAACAACGGTATCCGTCCTGCGCTTGGACGGCAGTACTGTTGGCATTACGTGTCAGAAATTAACTTAGGGGTTATACAGTCAGAATGCAGGAAGTTTATTGGGAAAAAAGATTTCCGGCAGTACGCGTACCGTATTAGTGACAAAAAAAATACGGTATGTGCGTTAACTGAAGTCAGTGCGCGTAAGATAAAAGGCGGGTTTATAGTGTTTACGATAACAGGAGACAGGTTTCTTCATAAGATGGTCCGCTGGATTGTCGGGTATCTTATCCAACGCGGGCAGGGGAAGATAAATCCTGTCCCCTGGGTTGTACCCCCGCAGGGATTATGCCTCGAAAAAATATTTTATTAA
- a CDS encoding aspartate-semialdehyde dehydrogenase: protein MSVKKINKQYNVGVVGATGAVGQEMVSLLEKRKFPVKNLRLFASERSAGKKVKFAGVEVAVEELAKYKPSAADLDVALFSAGAAISKEYAPKFADAGIYVIDNSSAWRMDPGVPLVVPEINSHELSSDRKLIANPNCSTIQMVVVLNPLHKAAKIKRIVVATYQAVSGAGAWAIEDLKMQTKAYVENKPIPKGKKMAHQIAFNLIPQIDVFMDNGYTKEEMKMVNETQKIMGDNDIKVSATCIRVPVFRSHSEAVWIETQKRLTITMVRDILSNSEGVVLLDDPAAGKYPMPLDAECKDVTYVGRIREDISVPNGLAMWIVSDNLWKGAALNAVQIAEQLMKLQLL from the coding sequence ATGTCAGTAAAAAAGATTAATAAACAGTATAACGTAGGAGTGGTAGGCGCTACCGGGGCAGTGGGGCAGGAAATGGTGAGCTTGCTTGAGAAACGCAAGTTTCCTGTGAAAAACCTGCGGTTATTCGCATCGGAACGTTCTGCCGGGAAAAAGGTTAAGTTTGCAGGAGTTGAGGTCGCGGTTGAAGAGTTAGCTAAGTACAAACCTTCCGCCGCAGATCTTGACGTCGCATTATTTTCTGCAGGCGCTGCGATTTCCAAGGAGTACGCTCCAAAGTTCGCGGATGCCGGGATTTATGTGATTGATAACTCCAGTGCGTGGCGTATGGATCCCGGGGTACCGCTTGTGGTACCTGAGATTAATTCGCATGAATTGTCGTCAGACCGCAAACTTATAGCTAACCCGAATTGTTCGACGATACAGATGGTGGTTGTACTTAATCCGTTGCATAAAGCTGCAAAAATTAAACGCATCGTTGTTGCAACGTACCAAGCGGTTTCCGGTGCGGGCGCATGGGCGATTGAAGATTTGAAGATGCAAACCAAAGCGTATGTTGAAAATAAACCGATACCTAAAGGCAAAAAAATGGCACACCAGATTGCATTCAATCTTATTCCTCAGATCGACGTGTTTATGGATAACGGGTATACCAAAGAAGAGATGAAGATGGTGAATGAAACACAGAAAATTATGGGTGACAACGATATCAAAGTTTCTGCAACGTGTATAAGAGTTCCGGTGTTCAGGTCGCATTCTGAAGCTGTGTGGATTGAAACTCAAAAACGGTTAACTATCACGATGGTGCGTGATATATTATCAAATTCCGAAGGTGTAGTCCTGTTGGATGATCCCGCGGCAGGAAAGTATCCTATGCCGCTTGATGCGGAATGTAAAGATGTAACCTATGTCGGGCGTATAAGGGAAGATATTTCAGTACCTAACGGCCTGGCGATGTGGATCGTAAGCGACAACCTGTGGAAAGGCGCTGCACTTAACGCTGTACAAATCGCGGAACAGTTGATGAAACTGCAGTTATTGTAA
- a CDS encoding UPF0280 family protein, with protein MKTSEYVPRFYHEWTKDRVLKTFEVKVRETELWFRAEVNLVNDAVVLVKKYRHEIERYIALRPEFQTSLVPITTRDVPEETAIVQEMIKQSATAGVGPMATVAGAVAEFVGKKLLPQSTELIIENGGDIFIASTKERIAGIYAGENNKFSGKLGIRLPPYPKGIGVCTSSGTVGHSLSFGTADAVVIISESTTLADAVATSAGNHVKNVDDVEKAAEYAVNIPGITGAVIIKDERMAAAGMIELVKT; from the coding sequence ATGAAAACAAGCGAATATGTTCCCAGGTTTTATCATGAATGGACAAAAGACAGGGTATTGAAAACGTTTGAAGTTAAAGTGCGTGAGACTGAACTATGGTTTCGTGCGGAAGTTAACCTTGTGAATGACGCTGTTGTATTGGTAAAAAAGTACCGGCATGAAATTGAACGGTATATCGCTCTACGCCCGGAGTTTCAGACAAGCCTTGTGCCAATAACAACACGCGATGTACCGGAAGAAACTGCTATTGTTCAGGAAATGATAAAACAGTCCGCCACAGCGGGTGTCGGCCCGATGGCAACAGTTGCCGGTGCGGTTGCGGAGTTCGTTGGGAAAAAACTGCTTCCGCAATCTACTGAGCTTATCATAGAAAACGGCGGTGATATTTTTATTGCAAGTACAAAAGAACGTATTGCCGGGATATATGCGGGAGAGAATAATAAATTCAGTGGAAAACTGGGTATACGCCTACCCCCGTACCCAAAAGGGATTGGTGTATGCACATCATCGGGTACTGTAGGACATTCGTTAAGTTTTGGTACAGCAGATGCTGTGGTAATAATTTCAGAATCCACAACGCTTGCTGATGCTGTAGCCACCTCTGCGGGTAATCACGTAAAAAACGTTGACGATGTGGAGAAAGCAGCTGAGTATGCCGTAAACATTCCCGGTATTACCGGTGCTGTAATAATAAAAGACGAGCGTATGGCCGCTGCGGGTATGATAGAGTTAGTGAAAACATAA
- a CDS encoding PorV/PorQ family protein, with product MRYNKLVIAAAISVLSWSMVYSSNSISSAVSLRNNLAPRAAAMGDAYVAVTGSGESIFYNPAGTYGALGTEIKLGGYKSLVDTYYTGTYGNIRVSPLTSVWLAYYILNGGMAEINYIDGRSKIVNALDERVFQANYAIKMDKVLLGTNVKYMKSMIAEQYEADVYSADAGFIWQLVENNKNKICLGFSLNGIGNKIKYISVEDDVPLTLRFGACYQLLREEGKDVTITADVVKTGTAQARENLGVEYIVNHNLVLRSGYKIGYDSDSVTFGLGVLLGKIRIDYAVAMMGSFDYTHKIGLTYILRSTGKQQAAIVSPKPAGQ from the coding sequence ATGCGCTACAATAAATTGGTAATAGCTGCTGCGATATCGGTACTCTCTTGGTCTATGGTATATTCATCAAATTCTATATCTTCGGCAGTATCTTTACGCAATAATCTTGCGCCTCGTGCTGCCGCGATGGGTGACGCGTATGTTGCAGTAACGGGTTCGGGGGAAAGTATATTTTATAATCCAGCTGGAACGTACGGCGCTCTCGGAACAGAAATAAAGCTTGGAGGATACAAATCTTTAGTAGATACGTATTATACCGGCACGTACGGAAACATTCGGGTAAGCCCTTTAACTTCAGTATGGCTGGCTTACTACATTCTGAACGGCGGTATGGCAGAAATTAACTATATCGATGGGAGGAGTAAAATAGTTAATGCCTTAGATGAACGTGTTTTTCAGGCGAATTACGCGATAAAAATGGATAAAGTATTGTTAGGCACTAATGTAAAATACATGAAAAGTATGATTGCGGAACAATATGAAGCCGATGTATATTCTGCTGACGCAGGGTTTATATGGCAATTAGTTGAGAATAATAAAAATAAGATATGTCTCGGATTTTCGTTAAATGGTATTGGCAACAAAATAAAGTATATAAGTGTAGAAGATGATGTGCCATTAACTCTGCGTTTTGGAGCCTGTTACCAACTTTTGAGAGAAGAAGGGAAAGATGTTACAATAACCGCGGATGTTGTAAAAACAGGCACTGCGCAGGCACGTGAAAACTTGGGGGTTGAATATATTGTTAACCACAATCTTGTGTTGAGAAGCGGGTACAAAATCGGGTACGATTCCGATTCTGTTACATTCGGCTTGGGAGTTTTACTGGGCAAGATTAGAATAGATTATGCGGTGGCAATGATGGGTAGTTTTGATTATACACATAAAATCGGATTAACATATATTTTACGTTCAACAGGAAAACAACAGGCCGCAATCGTATCACCAAAACCAGCCGGACAATGA